The genomic segment ATAACTTGGATTCATTTTTTATCAAAACATAAAGTATCATTGTCACAGAAGGTGTAGCAGTCTGTCTAGCCACATGTTGAACATGTGTATCTGCATGTACAGTCCAAGTTTGTGgcattttgtgtgtgggtgttagGTCTGTGGCTCTGGTCTTGCTTTAATGTTTGAATATACACAACACATTCTCTTTCTAGACACTTCACCATTTAGTCTGGCTCCacagagtcagtgtgtgtctcgGCTCTGTCTGCCAGAGCTAATGACAAGGCCGGACCGCCTCGGCCTGGAGAGGAAGTGGACCACCGGGTCAAAGGAGCTGTCGCCCAGCCTGACAGCACCGGGTGTCCCACAGTTGAGCTTGAGCTAAATTGATGGTTCGGtggagagtgagaaagaaaggggaaTAAAAGGAATGAAagatggagagtgagagagctgAACTGGGGAGGAGGATGTAATACAGGCggaaagaagggaagagagggatgaaggcaCGAGAGAAGGTGGGAAAAAAgaatgaggagagaaaggaaggagagaacttaaagaagagagagaaacaaagggcTATGATAATCAAATTAGAGGCCACAAGGTAAATATTCCAAAAGATAAAATATGAAAGGTGACGGCTGCTAGAATGAAAGGGAAATAATTCTCAGGTATTCAATTATTATATTACAGATAGTGGGGGATTTTGCAGTTCTTTTAATGGTGGACAAACTCACATGCTTGTTCCCAAAGCAGCAAATAATCTGTCTTTGGCAGATGTATGTAATATCTTTCATAGTGTAACTATACACAACTGCAAGGTGCTACCTGCGGATGCATGAACAGTGTAGCCTTTCAATGTGAAGCCTTTTAATAATCTTCTCTTGTTGAGGGTGTGTCAGTGAGGTGTGCACTGTGAGGTTGTATCAGATTGCAATACATTGGGAGGACTTCCTGTTATTTTGCCCACACTTCCTGAAGAGTTGTGGTTGTGATGACAGGTGTGACGATTTGGGTGATAAGTGACAAACCACAGCAGCCTGAAAGCATGACCTCAGACCAAACTGTATGGGACATGAAATCAATGTAAGCAGACGGAGAGCGCCCCCTTGTGACTCATTACAGAACAGTGCAAAAATTACACTGTTCACAAAACAATGCAGGGGTCTGTGAACTAGCGcatacttaagtgaaagtactaATATCATGATGTTTTATTctgtacaagtaaaagtcctgaaatcaaattgaaaatgtattgaaaatatattaattGGTGGATGGTCGTGGTGCATTTTCAGGGTgctcaaaaacaatgttgttttgtCGACTTTTCTCCACCCTTGTATATTTTGATTTCATAACATAAACGCccataaaaatactttttaaaccAATGCACTGCAACAAACAGCCTCCAACtttgtgagggagagagggaacaggagGGGGGGGAGCGTTATGTGAATGGTTCCAGTCTGCAGTCAAATGGGCCGATGCGGTCACTGGCTGGCCGGGCTGGACCTGTCCTTCACCCTGAGCCAAGTTTCTCGCCATGTGCGTCTCTCTATTGTGAGTGGGCAGCAGCTCCCTCTGCAGGGGGCCCGGCTGCTGGCTGAAAGGGACGTCCCGGACTGACAGCTACTCTCATCAACAGGTTCCTGAGGATCGGACCTCAAACGTCTGCTCACTAAGTATTTtggtctctgctctgctctgtgttgtCAGGGTCTGGCTCTCTACTTTGCTTACACCAAAGTTACAGAGCATACTGCAAGGTGAGTTTtctatatatttctttctttctgtctttgtcaatCCTCTACATTTTGAGCACCAGTCACTAATTCTTCACTTAGAGTAAAGTTTTAACTTTCACCTTCTATGCCTTTTTGGCAGCTTCCTGCCAAGATGAGACTGACGTTTGAGATTCTACCCATCAAGGAGAACCCTTTTGCCTCTCTGTCTAGTGTCACTGTTGTTCTGTGCCTTCTCACCCTCCTCCTGATGGCCCTCAGAGGCCGAAAGAGCCACCACCACTACTCCCAATTGGACCACACAAAATATCCCCCTCCTCCTGGCCCCGCGCCGTGGCCCCTTGTTGGCAATCTGCTCCAGATGGGGGACCAGATTCATCTTTCCCTAACCCGCTTGAGGCTCCAGTATGGAGACGTATTCAAGGTATATAGAGTAAAAGGTGTTGAAAAATTTAAGATGGATAGATCATATTAATTTATGCATTCAATCATTTGTTCATTCTTTAACTTCAGATGCGTCTGGGCTCCTTGACGGTTGTCGTCCTGAGTGGATACACCACCATCAGACAGGCGCTGGTTCGGCAGGGAGAAGCTTTTGCTGGGCGACCGGACCTATTTACCTTTTCTGCCGTAGCCAACGGGACCAGTATGACCTTCAGTGAGAAGTATGGACCGGCCTGGATGCTCCATAAGAAGCTGTGCAAGAGTGCCCTCAGGTCTTTCTCCCAAGCTGAGCCCAGAGGATCTGGTGCCACCTGCCTGCTGGAGGAGCATGTCTGTGCCGAGGCAGCTGAGATGGTGGAGGTGATTCGGGAACAGGCTGCGGCTAAAGGGGATCCGACGGGTATAGATCCGGTGATGCCCCTGGTAACCTCAGTGGCAAATGTTGTCTGTGCCCTCTGTTTTGGGAAAAGGTATGACTACAACGACAAAGAGTTCCTCACTATTGTTCACATCAACAACGAGGTCCTGAGGATCTTTGCTGCAGGGAACCTGGCAGATTTTTTCCCTGTGTTCCGCTACTTTCCGAGTCCATCTCTGAGGAAGATGGTCCAGCACATCCGCAGGATGAACGGATTCATGGAGCAGAGCATCGAGGAACACATCAACACCTTTGATAAGGTAAGGAGGCCAGTAGATACACTTAGAGACCAGAATTGTGTTTAAATTGAAAGAAATTACAAAAGGAAATGTAGAATTACACATTGAGGCATGACAATATAATCAACCATTGCTGTTTTGTAGGATGAGACGTTATTTGTTGCGGGACAAAATCAGTTTCTCAGCATTTTGGAGCTCTGTATATTAGCTATTTTAATCTGACCCCTTATGTTGAAGGTTGTGTTTGGATTTTACACTTGACAACCGCAACAAAAAGTAAAGCAGAAGAATAATTCACAATTTAAGTGTTTGTTAAATTCATgacatgaaatgcaaaatagaCATCTCAAAGAAAGGGAAATGTCTACTAATGCCTACTAAGCCACCACAATGATTTGTTGAATATCATAATAATGTGCAATAACGACTAACCGTCACCGGTTTGAGGAATATCATCTTAACCATAGCCAATCTATTGCACAGTGACcacaaaatgcacacagaatATTTTCAGTACAGCCTAAAGTGGTCTGtaagtgttgttttctttagaTCTGTCCCACTAATTTGCCATCCACTATTTAATCTGACATTGCACTCATACAGTGGCAGCTGTGAATGCTACTGTAGcctaaaaaataacaaacaagtTCCCTGGGAGGGACCTTTGTTCTTGTGCAGAGTGGCTAAAATGTTCGCACGCACTCTAATTAGGAATTAGCATCCCACTGGAAGACACGCGTCGTACCATAACTGATTACCGTCTCTCCCATAATTATTGCTTTTAAAACCTCTATTTCAGCATAATCAATAGGGTAGATACATAGCTTGATGTTTCATTGATGATAATGACAATGATATAAATGGAAAGACAGCAACACAAATTTAAATATCCTGTCACATTCTGTTTGCGTGTGTTATTGCAGAACTGCATCAGGGACATTACAGATGCTCTGATTGCACTTtgtgaagacagagaagaaaataagGATACGTCTATGCTCTCCAACTCTCAGATCATTCACACGGTCATAGACATCTTTGGAGCAGGTGAGACGCACTGGAAATTATTACTTCATTATCATTGATAGTGCTGGTAATGACATTAGATTGATCATATTGATGAGGATGATTACTCTCTTTTCACtgcagttgtgttgtttgtgatcTTCTAAAGGGTTTGACACCATCATTGCTGGTTTACAGTGGAGCCTGTTATACCTGATCAAGTTTCCTGACATCCAGGACAGAATACACCAGGAGATAGGTACTGTCTTATGTTTAAATATGACCAATCTCTGCTGTCCATACTGGAGTGTCCTGTTCTTCCTTTTATTTGTGTAccaatttaaatgtttataaagAAAGGGAGCCAGAGGGAACTCTATCTGGCAAATTCAGTGCTTACAGAGCATTACTGCATGCATCTTATCTAAAGAGAGTGAGTTCATGCTGTGCTAAATAGCGAGGGCCTGTCCAGTGTCCGGTTTCATTAATGACTCAGTGCAGAAATAGAAGGTTGCTCATTAATGATTAAAACATCACTAATGAGCAAAGATTGCAGCTGGTGGTTTATTAGTGATACGGCAAAACTACTCTATTTAGAGGAGAATGTGTTGCTTCACATACAGCAGCTCTTAGTATTTGAGATAAGAAGTAGATACAGAGATCAATACCAAATGTATCTCttatcatttaaaatataaaccaaaaaagttttcaaaaagttattttaaagaACACAGTCAGGTGAAAATACATCTCTTTGAAGTAGATTTATCCTCCTTGCAGGAGTAGCCAGCCAGTCACATGTGATGTCGGGGTATCAACATTTCAGGCAGAATCAACATAATAAAAACCCAACAATGGCCAACCTGAGTGCCCTTCCCGGACAGAGTCCGACTGCCACCAGAGAAACTCACAAAAGATCAGTCCAATTTGCTGACACCAGAGCTACTGTGCTGTCTGTTCTGAGGCACGTTGCAttttcacagagagagagagagagagagagagagagagagggagacactaAGAGGACAGGGTGAATCAGAACGACAGAGGGAGGCACAAACAgcctgagaaagaaagaaaggttaGGGAGTTGTTCCAGACCGACACAAAGGCGGTAACACGCAAGGCACTGAACACACATAGTTTGACATTCTTCACGTACTCATCACTTCAGTTAATTTGAAATTAACACAATTAATTGACTGAGAAGCTTTTATTCTACTACAGTGGGCTCTCCACTTTACTGGAAACCTTAttagtgaatgaatgagagcaACATCTTTAGCTGCTTTATGTCATTGTGATTATTTGAGAAATACATGTTCATGCAGCGTTACAAACCCGAAAGATACGACACATCTCAGCCATTTTAACCCCTAATGAACTGCAGTGCAGCTAAATATTACGGATAGGGAACTTTTGAGTGAGTTTAGAATGAAATGTAATCGTGATGCAATTATATCAGAAACCTACTGTATAGCTAAAGAGTGATTTGATGTCATGTGATGTGACCACAACTGCAACCTGCATCCCAGCTCAGGGGCtgtgtccctctgtgtctgtattgCAAGACACGATGATCCTAGTCAACTTAAAAAGTCTGGAAATATGTCAGGGTTTGTGCTTGTAAGTAGCCTGGACCTGTTAATCACAGGTCCTCATAGTTTTGTGAAAGTGAATAAAATCAGCTATCATAGAGCCCTATTTTACCATCAGCCATTTGGGGCAACTTCCTGGTGTAAAATGTAGACCTTCAAAGGATATCTCTCTCTTGGGCCACATTCTCTTGCCCAAAAACTGAGATGCAGataagtctaaaaaaaaaaagcaccttcATTTAAGATTTGTACAGAGTTTGGAGTTTGGAatattgatacatttttaatgggttttggtgttttttctttcttttgtagaCAAGCACATTGGCACAGCCAGACTGCCCAGGTTTGCAGATAAGCCGAACATGCCTTTCACGGAGGCATTCGTATATGAAGTGTTTCGTCATGCTTCATATGTCCCTTTTACCATTCCTCACTGGTAAGACTGTAGTATTTCTTTACAGTCCATTCATGTTTATAGGTGTATGTATTGTTAAAATTCCACTCTGGTTTTCTCCCCTTCAGCACCACGAGAAACATCACCCTGAATGGATATTTCATTCCCAAAGATACATGTGTCTTCATTAACCAGTATCAAGTCAATCATGATGCGTGAGTAGTCACAAGCAAGACGTTCTACTGTATCAGTAAAGAGTGAAATGTGTCCGTCTCTTTCAACATCTTCTTTTCCTTTGATaaggaaattattattatttattgatccTCATGTTTCCCACTCTGTCCCAGTGATCTTTGGGGTGACCCGGACACATTTCGCCCTGAACGCTTCCTGGGTTCCTCGGGACTCCTCAACAAGGAGCTTACGGAGAAGGTTCTCATCTTCGGCATGGGGAAGAGACGATGTCTTGGTGATGGGTTTGCACGTTTGGagatgtttgtctttctcaccACGCTGCTCCACGGGCTGCGGATTGAAAATGCTCCAGGGCAGGAGCTGGATCTCAGCACCGATTTTGGTCTGACTATGAAACCACGTCCGTACAGGATTACCATCTTCTCGAGGTTTTAGACcgtcaaaaaaaacccaagtgATACTCTGTGTGGATGTTTTGGAATATCACAACACACATTCtaattattattcttattagcCGCCATATTTGGCTGATCTTAATAAAGCCACAGAGATACAGCACCTCTCATTATTGTAAACGGAttggattttctgttttggCAAATGTGGTCAAGGACACGCGTGAACAACGAAAGGGAAATATAATGtatgtacaaatgtgtttttaagattCTAAAAATTAGCTAGGAATAGCATTAAATATGAACTAACTTCATGTTTGTATTGAAAGCAACATTTATGACAATCGAGGGTCATTCAAAGTGCTTCAGTGCCTGTACTTTGAAAGGGTAGAGTCCCCCCGCCTTCCTGTCCCaccacattaaaaatgaaactagCTTGAAAACAGCCCCTCATTAAAAGCCTTTATCTAAAGTTATTAGTTACAGTTAAacactgagggagggagagagagtttgttTCAGATTGGTGATCAGCGCTTCAGGCCTCAAACTGTGTTCATGCAGGGTTCATCCTCGCTCTCGTCGGCCCTCTTCTCCGTCTCATCGCCTCAACTTTTCTCCTATCTCCTCCCCATCAGTTAGATTCCTTTCATCTTCTCATCCCCCTCATGTCCTtgtcttcttcctgtctttatcCCCCTTCCctagctcctcctcctcttttattgTAGCTCCAAGGCAAACACTGTTCCCATCTCCAAAAGTCTCCCCCAGTGGCTCTCTGAGGAACGAcgcaaaaatatatattaagaCATACAAGTTCCCCGTCTTTTTGAACATCCTCCTCGCCCGTCAGTACTGTGACCTCCCACACACTCAGATTAGATACAGTCCCAGACATCTTTGAGGGACGTATCGGAAGTGTGAAATCGGGCATTTCTAATTTTATGAGCTAAATGTAAAGAAGCATGGCAGAATCagtatgaacaaaaaaaaaaaagaggagaattACTTATGGGAACTTCATCCTTAAATGGAAAGTTTGAAAGTTATGTTcatgacattcattcattatctcTTTTAAACTTTCATCCATCCAGGGAAAGTTTACTGACACTCTTAGTGTTGGCCGGTGAGTTGTTACACGTAGGAGGTTAAATCTGTCCCAAGGATTCAAATTGGCAACCTCATCATGGCATTTCACCTGCATGATGCCCAGAAATGATGTTAAAGAGTctccctccactcaaaaatgtttgcttattgttacttcagttggatgtttgagcttcactgtgaagAAAGATGTATGTACAGAATTTGACACTAGAAAGCAGTTTTCACGTtcaagtttctctgtgctcacatAAAATCTCAGATTAACACGAGTAGTGCGAGCaggatttgtgacatcacaactagtttggaagccaacCGTGGTCCAGTATGCAATTTACAGAGGTGTGATGTGGAAATCCTTGAACGCTCCAGTGCTCATAAAGGGAGAATGGACATATTAGCATATTCATCAATGGAGTACATgtgattttaaaacatgtctaaAGGGGATCTTTAAAGATTTTTGGTGTTTGACAAATCAAGTGATTTGTGAGTAAAAGCAGTTATGAATTATGTGTTTACGCCACTGCTGAGAATACTGGTTCACTGGTTCCTACATTGGTTAAagcaaaattaaataaattaatattcacATCAGTagaatgaacacattttagcCATGTTGCGGTGTAGGTCGGTCCACTtcttttgtccagactgaaataactcaaCAATTATTAaacggattgccatgaaattttatAGAGGCAtgcatggtccccagatgatgagccctaatgattttggtgatcctctgacttttcctctagcccCCCCAGCAGGTTCACACGTGGTTTTGAGTTAAATGTCTCTACAACTGTtgaatggattgtcatgaaagtTGCTACACACATTCAAGCCCCCctcaggaaaaaaatgtaatcatctTGGTGATCCACTGATCCCCTGTTCATAGTGTGCCATCATCAGGCTAAAATTTCAcgttgtccaatactttggtttatgcaATACGTATCATATTTtctccagcctcagctgtactttgtgtttattgccaagctaagacagtgaacatggtaaatatatctgttgaacatcagcatgttagcattgtcattgtgagcattttagcatgctgacattagcatttagctcaaagcaaataaaagtacTAAAATATTGTCAAGTAAAACAGTAGTTTGAATGTCAGTTTCTAACAATATCTTTGTATGGTGAATATTATAACATCTGACGTCATACTTGTaacttgaaaataaaaaggaaaatgcctACCTTCTGTGTTTCACTtgcaatatttctattttcaagTCATTTAAAAGTTCCTATTGTAGAAGTAAGGTAACTCTCATATTGTTCTCAATGACTTTCAAAAGTGTCTACAATGTCTCATGACAGCAGGCCTTCAGCCATTTACTGTATTAAAGGCATCATCTCAGTTAGCCTGTGTGTGGTCATGTATACAAACCATTTACAATGGTAAATTGGTTTGTGTTGATTAATTAGCAAAACACACCCAGAGGATGAGACCTCAGCCCCCTCATCAACCCTGTTCCCTCTCCATGTGTTCTCTGTagctctctgtgtctttgtctctcatttAGTTCTAGTCCACAGAGTTCACAGTATGATTTAAACTATGGCCGTCATTAAAGAATAACAAGTCACAGTAAACGTGCTGAGTGGCCTCTGATCTAAAGCAGCCAATAAACTCAACACGCAAAGCTAGGATTCATGGCTCTAATGTGGCGTAACGAAGAAAAGCACTCGTGGGGCCCGCAGTATAGATTAAAAGTACTGAACAATTAAGATTGGGCCCAATTGCAGACAAAAGACAGTCTACTTATAGAAACTGTTATTCCCCATCAGCACTGACATGCCACCCTCGCTCAAACAATTTCTGTTTGAAGCCTTGACTCTGCTGTGACTGTTTTAGTCTGTGCCAAGGCCtagagtgagagtgaaaaaacAAGCCTGTAAACACCAGAATCAAGCTCTCTATAACTCTCCAGCTGAAGTATTGCTTCTCCACAGAGTCATCTATATGAAACAGTTCCATATAAACATTTAAGGGGAACGAAACCCTTGGAGACCTAGTTCATTTGACAAAAATCTGCtatttttctcttcaaaatCTGGCACTTTTAAGTCTTCCCCTTCTTATGGTTGTTTTTACCTTCCGTCGTAAAGCTCCATCTTTAGTAAACCTCCTGCCcgtgaaaatataaaaacaacagtacAGGGCCTTTGCGTGTTGGTGAGTGTCCATTCCCAGTCATGGGATAGCCCAGCCCCATAACAGTATACGAACAGGTCATGGACCCAGGAGACTTAACCTCCCAAGCTCTAATGGGCTGCAAACTCATTGCCTTCTCCCACACACAAAAGGAGTGCAAACTGAATGACCAACTGACTTCATGTTTGCCTCTTTAGTTACATGCGGGGCCCTGTGTTGTTGGGGCCTCATTCTATAGACCCTGGCATACAGCACCCATTAACAAACTGCACGCAATCTCCTGAATGCAACTGTCTGTGCCTCTATAGTGATGTCACCCACCCCCAGTGGTgaaatgtacttgtacttgtactttaataATTGGACTCAAGAAATTGTCCAAACAATCCCAGTTCAACACTTTACTCCACTATAGGACACAATCTGTGATACATTACAGTTcaaacatcctcctcttccactgTCTGTCCTGACCTCAGCTTCATGATCACCTATCgggaaaaagaaatggaaaaaactgTGAGACTGTGCCAATGGCTATAGATTAATGTTATGACACTACTGGCTGCAACAAATTACAGTGACACCCACCTCTTTTAGCTGGGCAATCTCTTTGCTTTCCACATTTCTCTGAGCATGGTTGGTTATGGTCTTCACTCTTGTAGCGTAACTGGACGGTTCAGGGGGTTCAGGTGTTATTTGGGAGTTTGTTAgcattcaaataaaagaaaaggttaatctctcttttttgtctcttaCATGAGAGATGTGAGCGTCTCATCGAGGTTGCAGTCTGAAGGAGAGATGTTGACGACCATGAGGGTTTTGGCATTTCCTCCCAGGGAGTCCTGCATCACctgagggagagatgaaaagcAACGGTCACATTTGCCTGACGTGAATGTCTACATTACAGTCCATGACCACACTTCATGCAAATCACAAGCAGCTTATTGTCGTACTTTTTATCATTACCTGTGTCAGCTTGCTATTCCTGTATGGTACATGGGGAAGTTCAGCAGACAGGGCTGAGATCACGTCACCCAGGGCACTCAGAGACTTGTTGATGGAGTTAGCCTcctgcagaggggaggagatgggaATTTAAAGATGCCATGGGAAATATATACTTCTTTAAATCATGCTCATAATCACTTGATGGACcaatcaaaacacaacatatctGCAAACCTTGTGCTCCCCTGAGGCgcatgtgtgatttgtgatattgggctatataaatgaaattgactttACTTGACCTTTAGCTGGTCGTCCTTGGCACCAGTCTTGGCTGCTCTCTCGCTGCCTGCCAGGTCCACAAGGCTCAGCTTCCCGGTGCTCACACTCCCATTGGTTAGATTCCTGCTCTCCACCATGATGCCAACGATGAGATGGGAGCGGGAACTCTCCACATTCATCTCttgagaaacacacaccacaaataAGATTTTGATTTTTGATACACTCATACACTTATTCTCTCAAATAACCCTCACAGATAGCCACTTAGTCAAGattagggctacaactaatatttattttcattataaaattcTCTTTCAAATCATCATTTAGATTATTCGATGAATCGTTTAATCAACGAAATGTCCAAATGTGCAGAATGCtggtcacaatttcccagaaattgcttggttttttttctggccaAAAGTCATCAATCATTCAATTTAGAACCATATAAAACAGAAGAATTCTCAAATttgagaatatttggcatttttttcttaataaatgattaaacaattatcaaaattgatCTACTAAgtaatagtttcagctctagttaAGTTGtttattaaaagtgaaaaaagtatAATTaccaaaatgaaacataaatatacaatgtCATAACTATTCTTTATCATTTTGTATCATTATTTTCTTCCATAGAGTTTAAGATATTTGTCAGTATCTACTCTCAATAGACTGTATTTGTAATTGGTATAAATAATGTTGTTAGTGGCTCCAGCTCCCTATTACTAAAACATTAGGTGCATCCTGTAAGGACTCTGATGACCTGTGTGCATCTATAAAACAAAGTTGCTCCTCTTCCTACAGTATGCTGATTCACAGTTTGGCTTCTCTGCCACTCACCGGCCAGTCCAGTAATGATGTACCGAGCTGCCGCCCCCTCACACTGACTGTAACTAACACGATTAATCCAAACCATTTAGCAGGGCCCTGTTTGAACTGGGCGGCATGGCACGGTATAGAGAACTCACTGGTGGCAGAGATGTGTCGGTTGGCGCAGGCCTGCTGGAACAGAGCGTAGAGCTCCTGGGCACTGGAAGCCTCCTTTGTCTCTGCTCCTTGGGCGAACACAACCCCCTTTCTGTTCCTCTTGATCTCTACCCGCCTTGCCTGGCCATGGGACTGGGGCTGTGCATGGGCCTCAGCAGCCAGGCTCACAAAGAGGTCCTGCAGCCTGTCGTTGTACAGCTCCAACATATAGGACGAAACCTGAGGTAAAAGGATGAAGAAGCacaggagggaagaggaggacagggacaTAGAGGATCAGAGCAGATATCTCCCAAATAAGATCTAATTACATTAGTGATATATTGTCTGTTACCTTGAAGTCAAATTTGGTGCTGTTCTCCCGTATTATATCAAATATGGCATTAAAAGATCTCGGCATGATCCCGGGGTTCTTCTGTTCCTTGTCACCCACCATTGTGAAGGTCTTCCCTGAGCCCGTCTGGCCATATGCAAAGATACAGACGTTGTAACCATCGATAGCCGACTGGATCAGCCTGTGGGGGAAATACATCCTAAACATCTGTACTGTGACTTATggactgtacttttacttcaggcACAACATTGAGCAGCTACTTTGAGGCCCATTATAAGTATGTGATTGTACCTTTGTGCATACACTGTATTGGTCCCTGATGAGGAAGCATGGTCCCCTCACCTGCTGGTGTCATGAAACAGGTCTTCCTGAGAGGCTTCAGCACTGAACACCTTGTCAAACTGAAACTCCCTCGGCCCACGAGGCGCTTCCACAGTGACAGAGTAATCATCTATTTTCTCCACAACGATGGCTCCACCTTGTGCAACCTCGGTTCGGCTCACTGGCCGAATCCGACAAAACACTCTGATTTTAcctaagaaaaaaaacatggattcTTAATAACCTCAGAAAAGTGAGGTTAAAGGCCTCACTCTGTGTTTAATTtcatacataaacatttaatgCTGGCTAAAGTGTACCTTTCATGTCTTCCACCATATTGTAGTACTTTTTCCTCATTGTCCTTTCTGAAGTGTAACTCTCaattgtcttctttttttcttctttaacttGCTTTAGCTTGAGAGAAGAGCATGATAACACACATCTATGACATTGAAGAATAGATGTAAAACGTGTTTTTGTAGCT from the Enoplosus armatus isolate fEnoArm2 chromosome 4, fEnoArm2.hap1, whole genome shotgun sequence genome contains:
- the LOC139283809 gene encoding uncharacterized protein, with translation MYVNSSGAENGSYSLTFLGKKVGRHHSVAPAGKQRAWETTNKSTFPEDPVVSLRPGRVPVAAQVPEDLPGSVPELQDERPCPIIHNTQFDQYEDSTAGKIRVFCRIRPVSRTEVAQGGAIVVEKIDDYSVTVEAPRGPREFQFDKVFSAEASQEDLFHDTSRLIQSAIDGYNVCIFAYGQTGSGKTFTMVGDKEQKNPGIMPRSFNAIFDIIRENSTKFDFKVSSYMLELYNDRLQDLFVSLAAEAHAQPQSHGQARRVEIKRNRKGVVFAQGAETKEASSAQELYALFQQACANRHISATKMNVESSRSHLIVGIMVESRNLTNGSVSTGKLSLVDLAGSERAAKTGAKDDQLKEANSINKSLSALGDVISALSAELPHVPYRNSKLTQVMQDSLGGNAKTLMVVNISPSDCNLDETLTSLIYATRVKTITNHAQRNVESKEIAQLKEVIMKLRSGQTVEEEDV
- the cyp1d1 gene encoding cytochrome P450 1D1 gives rise to the protein MRLTFEILPIKENPFASLSSVTVVLCLLTLLLMALRGRKSHHHYSQLDHTKYPPPPGPAPWPLVGNLLQMGDQIHLSLTRLRLQYGDVFKMRLGSLTVVVLSGYTTIRQALVRQGEAFAGRPDLFTFSAVANGTSMTFSEKYGPAWMLHKKLCKSALRSFSQAEPRGSGATCLLEEHVCAEAAEMVEVIREQAAAKGDPTGIDPVMPLVTSVANVVCALCFGKRYDYNDKEFLTIVHINNEVLRIFAAGNLADFFPVFRYFPSPSLRKMVQHIRRMNGFMEQSIEEHINTFDKNCIRDITDALIALCEDREENKDTSMLSNSQIIHTVIDIFGAGFDTIIAGLQWSLLYLIKFPDIQDRIHQEIDKHIGTARLPRFADKPNMPFTEAFVYEVFRHASYVPFTIPHCTTRNITLNGYFIPKDTCVFINQYQVNHDADLWGDPDTFRPERFLGSSGLLNKELTEKVLIFGMGKRRCLGDGFARLEMFVFLTTLLHGLRIENAPGQELDLSTDFGLTMKPRPYRITIFSRF